TTCGGGAGCAGCTGGGGGCCCTCCTGGGGCCAGGGCAACCGTTCCTGCCCCTCTGTCCTGAGCACTCCAGCTGCACAGCCCTGGCCTGGGTAAGCACAGTGTGGTGGGCTGGTGGAAGGGACCCTGGGGCCTCACGCAGCATGTCCTCCTTAGTCCATGGCCTTGGGGCTAAACTGAGGCTCTCCCATAGCCCCCTGAGCCAGCTGGCACCCCGACCATGGAGGACAGGGCACCTCTGCAGCTGCTGAGGCAGGAGCTGTGCCGGGGGCATGAGGCCTTTGTGCAGCAGTCCCAGGTAGGCctggggaagggctgagggagggtCCTGTGTGCAGTAGTCCCATACCTGTACGGAGGTACAGCCGTCCCAGGTATGCCTGGGGGAGGGCTGGTCACCCTGCTGTCCCTCCCACAGAATGAGCTGCAGCAAATCCGACTGTCCTTTGAGAGGAAGAAGATGGCCATCACTGAGGTGCCCACCTGGCTGGAGTAGGAGGAGGTGCTAGGGAACCCTCCTGTGGGTCCTACTCTGCATGTGTAACCCTGCTTCCCCTGCCCCCAGGTCTGGGATGGTGTGGCTGAGGTGCACATGGCCCTGAACAACCAAGCCACCGGGCTCCTGGTAGGTCCCCAACAGGTGACACTTGGGAGGACAAGGGTTGAGagtgagaggcagggagggtggcaGGGGGTCATGGGGAGGGCCCACCTTACTCACCTCTTCTGACCCCTAGAACCTCAAGAAGGACATCCGGGGTGTGCTGGATCAGATGGAGGACATCCAGCTGGAGATTCTGGGGTGACATGCAAGGGCAGGGATACCAAGGCCTAGACAGGGAAAGGTGTCCTGGTCTAGATAGCCTGGACCTATCCAGGGTCCTGGGGCAGGGGCTGTGGGGGTAGGGCCTATGTGCACCAGTCCCGGGTGGTGCACCCCGTGACCCCCAGCTGTGTGCCACCAATCCAGGGGATGGTGCCAGGCTAAGGGTGAGAGGCAGGGAAGAGGGGCTCTGACGGTGTGTCCCTGCAGGGAGCGGGCCCAGTGCCGTGCCCAGGCAAGGAAGGAGCAGCAGATGGCGTGCATGGCGGTGAGCCCCACCCCATGCCCCTTGCAGTGCAGGGACACCTCCCACCATGGGCCCTGCGAGGGGGCAGGTGAAGGGAGGCCTCTCTGGGGAACAGAGACCAGAGCCATCCTGGAACAtgaaggagggcaggagaaggtaaGGGGGGGTGTCCCCTGACCCAGGCAGGATCTGACCTGGCCCCTCCCCAACAGAAAGGGAGGCCGCAGCTGGGATGTTCCGAGGGCCTGACGAGCCAGCTCTGGTAGGTCACTGAGCGGGCAAAGCCTACCCCTGGGACCATCCCCACAGGCGCCCCTTGCCCCTGACCGCCGCCGCCCGCAGGCTGCTGGCACTGAGGCTGCTGCTGGGCGCCCTGCTGGCCTGCACCGCCGCCTACGTGTACGTGGTGGACCCTGCGCCCTTCGAGGGGCTGGTACCGCCCCTGCTGAGCCGCGCCGCCGTGTGGAAGCTCCGGGCCTTGCTTGGCCCCTTCTTGCGCCTCGAGGTGGACGACTTCCTGCCCTTCTAGGCCAGAGGCCCAGCGGCCCCAGCGAGGAGGAGGCCAGGTGGCCAGCGCTGCCCCGGGTGCCCAGTGGCCCTGCCGGCCCCTGCCCACGGCACTGCCACGCACGGTCCCCACCAGGAGCTACGGAGAAGGGTGGAGGCAGGGTCTGTCCTGAGGGCTGGGCCTGCGGCTGGACATAGAGTTGTGACACTCATGGTCTGTGAACTTGTTTCCATGGAAACGGAGGGGGCTGGGGGCTCTACACCTCCTGAGGCACCCAATCTGGCTGTGGGGGACCCTCCAGAGGATAGCCCCTCCACAGGGCACTGAGCCCTGGGGTGTTGCGAGAGGGTCTCCATTGACAGCAACAGCAGAGGACCTGGGCTCCTTGGGCCTTGTCCCCTGAGCCATGTCCTGTCCCTACCCCAGGACCTCAGAGGTCAGGTTCTCAGTCCTGAATCTGCTCTCAAGCCCCTCAGGTAACCCCTCATCCCCACTCATCCACCACTGCCCCCCATCTCATCCCCTCCCCAGGCCCTCATGTAACCCCAGGATCTCACCCAGCCACCCCCCACCAGCCCGTCTCCTCCCCAGCCCAGGCTCCTGGCAGACCAGATGAGAAGACCACACTGGTAGACAGAGCTGTGGAGATAAACACCAAAACTTTATTTGGGGAATTGAATTGGGGGTACCCTTTAGAACAATAGAGAATAGCTTTGTGGCTATCTTGTCCCAAAATGGAAGAAATGGAGCCACTACCCAGAGCGGACCCCAGGACAGGGACCCTATGCAGAAGGGCTGGTCAGGACACCACCTTGCTCCAATCTGGGGCACCCAGGCCGAGTGGACTTGGGGACTGCAGGGCTGTGGGCTGCGGGCCCTCTGGGCTCCCAGGTGCATTATCTCTGGGTGAGGGCAGCCCAGGTGGGATGGGGCAGAGCTGGTCAGGGGGACTCAGCGAGCAGGTAAGAGGGTTGGCAGCTCACCAGGCTGGAGGCTGCAGGAAGTTAAGGCATCTGTTCCTGTGCTGGGGACAGGGTTGGGGGTAGTGCAGTGACCTGCAGGGCAACCTGAGACCCCCCCGGCCCAACCCACAGAGGCCTGGGCTCCCTAGGGAGGAAGTGGTTTCATCTAAAGTGCTTGGTTGGGCAGGGAGGCTGGGGCGAAGGTTCACTGGTCCCAGCAACTCCAGGGCCACCCTTATGGGGTGTTGGACCCCCTGCAGCAGGTTGGGGACTTCCTGAGGTCACATGGACACAGGGTCATGGGCCCTGGCAGGGTGGGAATCAGTCAAGTTGTGGCTGGTAGAGAGATCCCTCAGccc
The sequence above is a segment of the Nycticebus coucang isolate mNycCou1 chromosome 4, mNycCou1.pri, whole genome shotgun sequence genome. Coding sequences within it:
- the CCDC188 gene encoding coiled-coil domain-containing protein 188 — its product is MEGPKTLGPCGHSHPPCPPAPALSSHGGCQDQPCQGFVRWPCLVPLTSAHSLEPERPFSAPGIGGGGPRVGGEAAKIFLSNKEGETSQSQPRARNAEGKRQEVGAGLGWGWPLHSGREQGAFRKGPPPSSGSRPCPCTPLPPRAVPSPLQGRPLGSAEQSFLHLEQENHSLKRQNHDLREQLGALLGPGQPFLPLCPEHSSCTALAWPPEPAGTPTMEDRAPLQLLRQELCRGHEAFVQQSQNELQQIRLSFERKKMAITEVWDGVAEVHMALNNQATGLLNLKKDIRGVLDQMEDIQLEILGERAQCRAQARKEQQMACMAKGRPQLGCSEGLTSQLWLLALRLLLGALLACTAAYVYVVDPAPFEGLVPPLLSRAAVWKLRALLGPFLRLEVDDFLPF